The Williamsia sp. DF01-3 genome has a window encoding:
- a CDS encoding DoxX family protein, whose product MTLAFRKPTSDHTAIQLLLRAAIGGTMIAHGVKHGRSIDGTARWFGTIGFKQPKLQAQASAVVEVGSGIAIVAGAGTPLACAAVVGTMTVAARSVHLPNGFFITSEGWEYVANLSVAAITLAAIGPGRFSLDRAFGLDSKFTASQQAGLAAGLGLSAAVAQLITFHRPAKCDD is encoded by the coding sequence ATGACACTCGCGTTCAGGAAGCCGACATCCGATCACACTGCAATTCAGTTGCTGCTGCGCGCAGCGATCGGCGGCACGATGATCGCTCACGGTGTCAAACACGGGCGCAGCATCGACGGCACCGCACGTTGGTTTGGAACCATCGGCTTCAAGCAACCCAAACTGCAGGCTCAGGCCTCCGCAGTCGTTGAGGTCGGCTCAGGAATCGCAATAGTCGCTGGGGCCGGGACTCCCCTGGCCTGCGCCGCCGTCGTCGGGACAATGACGGTTGCCGCCCGCTCGGTCCACCTCCCCAACGGTTTCTTCATCACCTCCGAAGGGTGGGAGTACGTCGCCAACCTGTCGGTGGCGGCGATAACACTCGCCGCGATCGGACCGGGGCGCTTCAGCCTTGACCGCGCCTTCGGACTCGACAGCAAATTCACTGCGAGCCAACAGGCCGGGCTAGCAGCAGGTCTCGGCCTCTCCGCCGCGGTCGCACAGTTGATCACTTTTCATCGACCAGCGAAGTGTGATGATTGA
- a CDS encoding SDR family oxidoreductase: protein MSCGLLVRRTTNRQSTRSIVRADGRRPSGDGIAPLLIEQGSGHILNAASAGGLMPLPTITPYNATMPAAVGLTETLNVELRAVPPSPSPVWARRCRVRAVWPPVSARTPGLSSRRPALRRPAIRKHRRIGPRPGRIGRSDLYRHRSRGCAYRGRRRRRARGSSAARFCTERSDSGRATLKQRRNRQPSGVQSGDDIVAEPVDRVRVGAVVESYDRKLAPSVGLRRERRRQLLRCSDHWHTPTRFGHPPAVRSAALAQYRLSPTTPSSS, encoded by the coding sequence ATGTCATGCGGCCTGCTTGTGCGTCGGACGACAAACAGGCAGTCGACCCGTTCGATAGTTCGAGCTGATGGGCGTCGTCCATCGGGTGACGGCATTGCGCCGCTGCTCATCGAACAGGGCTCGGGTCACATCCTCAACGCGGCGTCCGCCGGCGGCTTGATGCCGTTGCCGACCATCACGCCCTACAACGCGACGATGCCCGCGGCGGTGGGACTGACCGAAACCCTCAATGTCGAACTGCGCGCGGTGCCCCCTTCCCCCTCCCCCGTGTGGGCGCGTCGGTGTCGTGTCCGGGCCGTCTGGCCACCGGTCTCGGCACGAACTCCCGGGCTCTCGAGTCGTCGGCCGGCGCTGCGGCGACCGGCAATCCGCAAGCATCGCCGGATCGGACCTCGACCCGGGCGAATTGGCAGAAGTGACCTCTACCGGCATCGAAGCAGAGGCTGTGCATATCGTGGCCGGCGACGGCGTCGCGCCAGGGGCTCGAGCGCGGCTCGATTCTGTACTGAACGATCTGACTCCGGACGAGCAACTCTGAAGCAGAGGCGGAACAGACAGCCATCCGGCGTACAGAGCGGAGATGACATCGTGGCCGAACCTGTCGATCGTGTCCGGGTCGGCGCGGTCGTGGAATCGTACGATCGCAAGCTCGCCCCCTCGGTCGGCCTCAGACGCGAACGTCGCCGCCAACTTCTCCGGTGTTCCGATCACTGGCATACCCCAACCCGATTCGGGCATCCGCCTGCCGTTCGCTCGGCGGCTTTGGCGCAGTATCGCTTGTCGCCGACAACACCCAGTTCATCGTGA
- a CDS encoding amidohydrolase family protein, translated as MWRLASLQRAGVAVAGGTDALFGDLDPWECMRAAGDRISRSSTELSPSERVSARAALDLFLGEPHAPTRFRTLTAGARADLTLLGASPNVVLDELTANWSPPP; from the coding sequence TTGTGGCGGCTCGCCAGTCTGCAGCGAGCCGGTGTCGCAGTCGCCGGAGGCACCGATGCGCTATTCGGCGACCTCGACCCCTGGGAATGTATGCGCGCGGCCGGCGACCGGATCTCACGATCAAGCACCGAACTCTCGCCGTCCGAACGGGTCTCGGCCCGCGCAGCGCTCGACTTGTTCCTCGGCGAACCCCACGCCCCCACCCGGTTCCGGACACTGACAGCCGGCGCTCGCGCCGACCTGACCCTGCTGGGCGCGAGCCCCAACGTCGTCCTCGATGAACTCACCGCAAACTGGTCTCCGCCACCGTGA